The Parabacteroides sp. AD58 genome includes a window with the following:
- a CDS encoding AMP-binding protein, translating to MEKRFLGLIEKSVKAHWNLPAFTDMEGPTLSYSDVARRMEELHILFRCAEIQPGDKIAILGRNSSNWAISFFGTLTYGAVAVPILHEFKSDNIHLILNHSESKVLFVSASNWAQLDEKEFPQIRLIIQLDDFSLIKSDQPAVKDAINQLPLLFEQKYPSFTPESIHYYEENPEDLCLLNYTSGTTSSSKGVMLPYRSLWSNTQFAADNLPFIHAGDNIVCILPMAHMYGLAFEVLNSVNKGCHIHFITRMPSPQVIGKAFATCRPRLILAVPIIIEKIVRTRIFPIIEKPMMKVLLNLPVINTIVRKKIANQLNQAFGGNFEEIVIGGAPLNKEVEQFLRSIRFRYTVGYGMTECGPLVAYAQWDIFKPTSVGKIVDRMEVRIDSSDPQHQVGEILVRGSNNMLGYYKNPQLTATVMMPDGWMRTGDLGTMDADGFLYIRGRSKTMLLGPNGQNIYPEEIEAKLNNLPLVVESLIISDNKKLTALIYPDWDQIKKLGLTTKALNEQMMQNLKQLNRSIPGYCKVALYELREHEFEKTPKKSIKRFLYQPEL from the coding sequence ATGGAAAAACGTTTTTTAGGATTGATCGAGAAGAGTGTAAAAGCCCACTGGAATCTGCCAGCTTTTACAGATATGGAAGGTCCTACCCTTTCATATAGCGATGTGGCCCGGCGCATGGAAGAACTTCATATTTTATTCCGCTGCGCTGAAATACAACCGGGTGACAAAATAGCAATTTTAGGTAGAAATTCTTCGAACTGGGCCATCAGTTTCTTTGGAACCCTGACGTATGGAGCCGTAGCAGTTCCCATCCTTCATGAATTCAAATCAGACAACATTCATTTGATTCTAAATCATTCCGAATCCAAAGTACTCTTTGTTTCAGCATCCAACTGGGCGCAACTCGACGAGAAAGAGTTTCCTCAGATTCGTCTGATCATCCAATTAGATGACTTCAGTTTGATCAAATCGGATCAACCGGCAGTAAAAGATGCCATCAACCAGCTACCGCTGTTGTTCGAACAAAAATATCCGTCGTTCACTCCCGAGTCGATTCATTACTATGAAGAGAATCCGGAAGACTTATGCTTGTTGAATTACACTTCGGGAACCACCAGCTCCTCTAAAGGCGTCATGCTCCCCTATCGCAGTCTGTGGAGTAATACCCAATTTGCGGCCGACAACCTTCCGTTTATCCATGCGGGAGATAACATTGTCTGCATCCTTCCGATGGCACATATGTACGGATTGGCCTTCGAGGTACTCAATTCTGTCAATAAAGGTTGCCACATTCATTTCATTACACGAATGCCCAGCCCGCAAGTGATCGGAAAAGCCTTTGCTACCTGTCGCCCACGCTTGATCCTGGCAGTACCGATCATCATCGAAAAGATTGTGCGAACCCGCATCTTCCCGATCATCGAGAAGCCTATGATGAAAGTTTTGCTCAACCTGCCAGTGATTAATACAATCGTACGAAAAAAGATAGCCAATCAGCTTAATCAGGCTTTCGGTGGTAATTTCGAAGAGATCGTAATAGGCGGTGCTCCTCTCAATAAAGAGGTCGAACAGTTTCTTCGTTCCATCCGTTTCCGTTACACGGTAGGTTATGGGATGACTGAATGCGGACCGCTTGTCGCGTATGCTCAATGGGATATCTTCAAGCCAACCTCTGTAGGTAAAATTGTAGACCGCATGGAAGTGCGCATCGACTCTTCTGATCCACAGCATCAGGTTGGAGAAATTCTGGTACGAGGAAGCAATAATATGTTGGGATATTACAAGAATCCTCAACTCACAGCTACAGTGATGATGCCCGACGGCTGGATGCGGACAGGCGACTTGGGTACAATGGATGCAGACGGTTTTCTCTATATCCGCGGACGAAGCAAGACGATGTTGCTTGGACCGAACGGACAGAACATCTATCCAGAAGAGATCGAAGCCAAGTTGAACAACTTGCCTCTCGTTGTAGAGTCATTGATTATTTCAGACAATAAGAAGTTAACGGCTTTGATTTATCCGGACTGGGACCAGATAAAGAAGTTGGGACTAACCACCAAAGCACTGAACGAACAAATGATGCAAAACCTGAAACAATTGAACCGGAGCATTCCAGGCTATTGTAAAGTAGCACTTTATGAGTTGAGGGAACATGAATTTGAGAAAACTCCCAAAAAGAGCATTAAGCGTTTCTTATATCAGCCCGAACTCTAA
- a CDS encoding FAD-binding and (Fe-S)-binding domain-containing protein: MEQENKYALFLHDIARFIPGDRIYTDELRRLAWGTDAGFYRLIPQIVVRSDSEEEVSKLLETADKYQLPVTFRAAGTSLSGQAISDSILIVAGKHWERYEILEGGKAIRLQPGIIGQRVNEILKPYGQKFAPDPASVKSAMVGGIVMNNASGMNCGTHANSDKVLRSARMIFADGTCLDTGNPESRRAFQEKRPDFIRRIEELRDQVRANKKLAERISYKYAIKNVTGLNILPFIRFDDPFDIIAHLLVGSEGTLAFLSEVTMTTEYDYPCKASAMLYFSDIKEACRAVVAMKKLTNEQGNWIVKGAELLDKKSLASVNDTTGENLTAVLTETKAHTPEELQQYIRQIEACLQAFNTYTPVHFTDKPEEYSRYWAIRSGIFPSVGGTRKLGTTCLIEDVAFHIEDLPEATAELQALLARHGYEDACIYGHALEGNYHFILNQSFHTDEEVKRYEDLMNDVKTLVVDKYDGSLKAEHGTGRNMAPFVRYEWGDDAFELMKSVKQLFDPKNLLNPGVIFNDDPKCHIKHFKPLPLTNPKVDRCIECGFCEVNCLTCGFALSSRQRIVIQREISRLRQSGDDPQRLATLLKEYKYWGNQTCAGDGLCSMSCPMHINTGELTHDIRQAELPKGSTGYQMGDFAARHFAGIKNSLRPVLTLADTAHAVMGTTLMTSLTRGMHQTLGIPLWTPAMPKAYRIRKQLRNHITAKPDKVVYFPSCINQTMGLARKSPEEMALVDKMVSLLQKGGFEVIFPENMDKLCCGTIWESKGMMDIADRKSKELEEALWKASEEGRYPVLCDQSPCLHRMRETIKKMKLYEPAEFIYTFLRDRLIFTPTDEPVAIHITCSMRRMGLADTIINVAKLCSKNVFVPEEIGCCGFAGDRGFTHPEVNAYALRKLRPQLEAKGIQRGYSNSRTCEIGLTTNSGVPYVSIAYLVDRCTRPKQ; the protein is encoded by the coding sequence ATGGAACAAGAAAACAAATATGCTTTATTCTTACACGATATCGCCCGATTCATTCCGGGCGATCGTATTTATACAGACGAATTACGCCGTCTGGCGTGGGGAACGGATGCCGGTTTCTATCGGCTTATTCCACAAATTGTCGTTCGCTCCGACTCAGAAGAAGAAGTATCCAAGCTGTTGGAAACTGCAGACAAATACCAATTGCCGGTGACATTCCGGGCAGCTGGTACCAGTCTTTCAGGACAGGCCATCAGCGACTCTATACTGATCGTTGCCGGCAAACATTGGGAACGATATGAAATTTTAGAGGGAGGAAAAGCCATCCGTCTCCAACCGGGAATCATCGGACAGCGAGTGAATGAAATACTCAAGCCTTACGGACAAAAATTTGCTCCAGACCCTGCTTCCGTAAAAAGTGCAATGGTAGGCGGCATCGTCATGAACAATGCCTCAGGAATGAACTGCGGAACGCATGCGAATAGCGACAAAGTCTTACGCTCGGCCCGAATGATCTTTGCAGACGGGACCTGTCTTGACACAGGAAATCCAGAAAGCCGCCGTGCCTTCCAGGAGAAAAGACCGGACTTTATCCGCAGAATTGAAGAACTACGCGACCAGGTCAGAGCCAATAAGAAGCTGGCAGAACGGATCAGTTATAAATATGCCATTAAGAATGTAACAGGATTGAATATCCTGCCATTTATCCGCTTTGATGATCCGTTTGACATCATCGCCCATTTATTGGTAGGTTCTGAAGGAACACTGGCATTCCTTTCAGAAGTAACCATGACAACCGAATATGATTATCCTTGCAAAGCAAGTGCCATGCTTTATTTCAGTGATATCAAGGAAGCATGCCGGGCAGTCGTTGCCATGAAGAAGCTTACGAATGAACAAGGGAACTGGATTGTCAAAGGAGCAGAACTGCTCGACAAAAAATCACTTGCGTCTGTTAATGATACAACGGGTGAAAACCTGACAGCCGTCCTCACCGAAACAAAGGCACATACACCGGAAGAACTTCAGCAATATATCCGGCAAATTGAGGCTTGTCTCCAAGCTTTCAACACATACACACCCGTTCACTTTACAGATAAGCCTGAAGAATACTCCCGTTATTGGGCCATTCGTTCCGGTATTTTCCCGTCGGTTGGAGGAACACGTAAGCTCGGGACAACCTGTCTGATCGAAGATGTAGCCTTCCATATTGAAGACTTACCGGAAGCGACAGCCGAGCTTCAAGCCCTACTGGCACGCCACGGATACGAAGACGCCTGCATCTATGGCCATGCACTTGAAGGTAATTATCACTTTATTCTGAATCAGTCTTTCCATACCGACGAAGAAGTAAAACGATATGAAGACCTGATGAATGATGTCAAAACGCTGGTAGTAGATAAATATGACGGTTCGCTGAAAGCAGAACATGGAACAGGACGTAACATGGCTCCTTTTGTCCGCTATGAATGGGGCGATGACGCCTTTGAATTGATGAAATCGGTCAAACAGTTATTCGATCCCAAGAATCTGCTGAATCCGGGAGTAATCTTTAACGATGACCCCAAATGCCATATCAAGCATTTCAAGCCTCTGCCATTGACAAATCCGAAAGTAGATCGTTGTATTGAATGCGGTTTCTGCGAAGTAAATTGTCTTACCTGCGGATTTGCCTTATCCAGTCGCCAGCGTATCGTTATTCAACGGGAAATATCCCGTTTACGCCAAAGCGGAGACGACCCACAGCGCCTTGCCACGCTGCTCAAAGAATATAAATATTGGGGAAACCAGACCTGTGCCGGAGACGGATTATGCTCGATGTCATGCCCGATGCATATCAATACCGGAGAGTTGACACACGATATCCGTCAGGCTGAATTACCTAAAGGAAGTACAGGTTATCAAATGGGTGATTTTGCCGCCCGTCACTTTGCGGGAATCAAGAATTCACTTCGGCCGGTACTGACTCTTGCCGATACGGCTCATGCTGTTATGGGAACAACTCTCATGACTAGCTTGACTCGTGGCATGCATCAGACATTAGGTATTCCTCTTTGGACACCAGCCATGCCTAAAGCCTATCGCATTCGCAAGCAGCTTCGAAATCATATTACAGCGAAGCCGGATAAAGTGGTTTACTTCCCCAGCTGTATTAACCAGACAATGGGATTGGCCCGTAAATCACCGGAAGAGATGGCTCTTGTCGACAAGATGGTTTCTCTCCTCCAAAAAGGTGGATTCGAAGTCATCTTCCCCGAGAATATGGATAAACTATGCTGCGGCACGATTTGGGAAAGTAAAGGAATGATGGATATAGCCGACCGTAAATCCAAAGAACTGGAAGAAGCACTGTGGAAAGCCAGTGAGGAAGGACGTTACCCGGTTCTCTGTGATCAAAGTCCATGCCTGCATCGTATGCGCGAAACGATTAAGAAGATGAAACTCTATGAACCTGCAGAATTCATTTATACCTTCTTGCGTGACCGGCTGATATTTACACCGACAGATGAACCTGTCGCTATACACATTACCTGTTCCATGAGACGTATGGGATTAGCAGATACCATCATCAACGTGGCTAAATTGTGTTCCAAAAATGTATTCGTTCCCGAAGAAATAGGTTGCTGCGGTTTTGCCGGCGACCGAGGGTTCACACATCCAGAAGTGAACGCCTATGCTCTCCGAAAACTGCGTCCACAGCTCGAAGCCAAAGGCATTCAGCGAGGTTATTCCAACAGTCGCACTTGTGAAATCGGACTGACAACCAATTCGGGTGTTCCTTATGTTTCGATTGCCTATCTGGTAGACCGCTGTACGCGTCCGAAGCAATAA